A single window of Aspergillus flavus chromosome 4, complete sequence DNA harbors:
- a CDS encoding MFS quinate transporter produces the protein MGKNLGLVRAYYTVALACTGSFLFAYDTGIIGGVLTLKSFQNSFRYTEKQKSTINSNSNSLLQAGAFFACFFVWPFTAKYGRRWSIALASFIFCIGAIIQVIPTHSVAAFYVARVISGIGVGMATVIVPMYTSEMAPKSIRGRLGSFFQGFFVLGVFFSYWIDYAVEKHIPETSDSQWQIPIGLQLVPGGVLGLGMLFLKESVRWLAKKGRHDEAMRSLVWIRGGEETEEVRAEMAEILDGIEAENLATEGVTWKEILQVPGNLHRMCIAVTIQIGVQITGNTSLAYYAPQIFQAVGAGDNSLFISGFFGVAKVISCWFFLLFLVERIGRRWSLIIGAFLMGSLMLIVGILAKLFPPDPDATTISSAGIASILMVYFEAMCYNMSWGPVPWLYMSEIFPTRIREVGIAVGTATQWLFNFVFSQATPHALDSMGWGMFLMFCIFNWILVVYAWLFIKETTGKSLEEMEEVFNSRVGLYHKERPLDEQVQNKQ, from the exons ATGGGGAAGAATCTAGGCCTCGTAAGGGCCTACTATACAGTCGCCCTCGCTTGTACTGGCTCGTTTCTCTTCGCTTATGACACTGGAATTATCGGGGGTGTCCTCACCCTTAAATCGTTTCAGAACTCGTTTAGGTACACCGAGAAGCAAAAGTCGACGATCAATTCCAATTCCAACAGTCTTTTACAGGCCGGTG CCTTTTTCGCCTGCTTCTTCGTCTGGCCCTTCACAGCCAAATATGGCCGTCGATGGTCTATCGCACTCGCCTCTTTCATATTCTGTATTGGAGCCATCATTCAAGTTATTCCCACGCATTCAGTCGCTGCATTTTACGTCGCACGCGTGATAAGTGGTATCGGTGTCGGAATGGCGACCGTCATCGTCCCCATGTATACCTCGGAGATGGCTCCCAAGTCCATCCGTGGTAGGCTGGGAAGTTTCTTCCAGGGTTTCTTTGTCCTAGGAGTGTTCTTCTCGTATTGGATTGACTATGCAGTGGAGAAACATATCCCGGAGACTAGTGACAGCCAGTGGCAGATTCCCATCGGGTTGCAGTTAGTGCCAGGTGGGGTCCTAGGACTTGGGATGCTATTTTTGAAGGAAAGTGTGCGTTGGCTGGCCAAGAAGGGACGGCACGATGAGGCTATGCGATCATTGGTGTGGATTcgaggaggggaggagacTGAAGAAGTCCGGGCAGA AATGGCAGAAATCTTAGACGGTATAGAAGCTGAAAACCTGGCGACAGAGGGCGTGACATGGAAAGAAATACTGCAAGTGCCGGGAAACCTACATCGAATGTGTATTGCGGTCACCATTCAGATAG GAGTTCAGATAACGGGAAATACATCCCTGGCATACT ATGCTCCTCAAATATTCCAGGCGGTTGGCGCTGGCGAcaatagtttatttataagCGGTTTCTTCGGAGTTGCAAAAGTAATCTCCTGCTGgttcttccttttgtttctcgTCGAGCGCATTGGCCGACGGTGGTCACTTATCATCGGCGCCTTCCTCATGGGCTCACTGATGCTGATCGTGGGGATCCTGGCGAAGTTATTTCCCCCAGACCCAGATGCCACCACCATCAGCTCTGCTGGCATTGCCTCTATCCTGATGGTATACTTCGAGGCCATGTGCTATAACATGTCCTGGGGTCCAGTACCTTGGCTATATATGAGCGAGATCTTCCCTACTAGGATCCGTGAGGTCGGTATTGCGGTCGGTACCGCAACTCAATGGTTGTTCAATTTTGTGTTTTCACAAGCAACGCCACATGCCCTCGATAGTATGGGTTGGGGCATGTTTTTGATGTTTTGCATCTTCAACTGGATCCTCGTGGTATATGCCTGGCTGTTCATCAAAGAAACAACAGGTAAAtccttggaggaaatggaagaag TGTTCAACTCGAGGGTTGGATTATATCATAAAGAGAGACCACTAGATGAACAGGTTCAGAATAAACAGTGA